In one Myripristis murdjan chromosome 5, fMyrMur1.1, whole genome shotgun sequence genomic region, the following are encoded:
- the LOC115359691 gene encoding protein FAM72A, whose protein sequence is MSTSNANFKNKCVTQVNCIFCDSLLCTRGMKAVLLADTEIELFSTDIPPNRTVDFVASCYSTESCKCKLRDIACLKCGNVVGYHVVAPCKPCLLSCNNGHFWMFNSDAVSTLNRLDSTGLNLLLWGDLPELDDSENEDSESPSEEECIR, encoded by the exons ATGTCTACATCTAACGCCAATTTCAAAAACAAGTGTGTGACCCAAGTAAACTGCATATTCTGTGACAGTCTACTCTGTACGAGAGGCATGAAAGCGGTGCTACTTGCAGATACTGAGATTGAGCTTTTTTCGACCGACATACCACCCAACAG aaCTGTTGACTTTGTGGCCAGCTGCTACTCCACTGAGAGCTGCAAATGCAAACTGAGAGATATTGCCTGTCTCAAGTG TGGTAATGTTGTGGGTTATCATGTTGTGGCCCCCTGTAAACCCTGCCTGCTGTCCTGTAACAATGGACACTTCTGGATGTTCAATAGTGATGCTGTGTCTACTCTCAACAGACTGGATTCTACAG GTTTGAATCTGTTGTTGTGGGGGGATCTTCCTGAGCTGGACGACAGTGAGAACGAGGACTCAGAGAGCCCCTCAGAGGAGGAGTGTATTAGGTAG